A single window of Micrococcaceae bacterium Sec5.1 DNA harbors:
- a CDS encoding alpha/beta hydrolase, whose translation MKSVHKAPPFDPELGATLVALGDLITPTLTADMIEGMRQSFVATPIEDLLAGRPVEHFERTIPGPVGAPDLIVSIFRRIDHEPGGPGIFHIHGGGMVMGDRFLGADWLIEWVELLDAVAVSVEYRLAPENPDPAPVEDCYAGLEWVVANAAELGIDPGRLIVAGASAGGGLAAGVALLSRDRGGPELAGQLLIYPMLDDRNDTISSRQIDGIGVWDRTSNDTGWDALLGGRRKTEDVSIYAAPARAEDLSNLPPTFIDVASAEVFRDEDIAYASTIWACGGDAELHVWPGGFHGFDIFFPQAALSVMAREARTQWLRRILDA comes from the coding sequence ATGAAATCGGTACATAAAGCGCCACCTTTTGATCCGGAGCTTGGGGCGACACTTGTGGCATTGGGTGATCTGATCACTCCCACGCTGACGGCTGACATGATCGAAGGCATGCGGCAGTCCTTCGTGGCGACTCCTATCGAGGATCTCTTGGCCGGTCGCCCAGTAGAACACTTTGAACGGACCATTCCAGGCCCCGTAGGGGCTCCAGATCTCATCGTGTCCATTTTTCGGCGGATAGACCACGAGCCTGGCGGACCCGGAATCTTCCACATTCACGGCGGCGGAATGGTCATGGGCGATCGGTTTCTTGGCGCGGATTGGCTCATTGAGTGGGTAGAGCTTTTGGATGCCGTGGCTGTCTCTGTCGAATATCGTCTTGCCCCTGAAAACCCGGACCCGGCGCCCGTGGAAGACTGCTACGCGGGCCTGGAATGGGTGGTCGCGAATGCTGCAGAGCTGGGCATTGATCCTGGTCGCCTCATTGTTGCCGGTGCGAGCGCAGGTGGAGGGCTTGCTGCCGGTGTTGCCCTGCTGTCACGCGATAGGGGTGGCCCTGAACTGGCCGGTCAGCTCCTGATCTATCCAATGCTCGATGACCGCAATGACACGATCTCCAGTCGCCAAATTGATGGCATCGGCGTGTGGGACAGGACGAGCAACGATACCGGCTGGGACGCGCTCCTCGGCGGCCGTCGGAAGACAGAGGACGTTTCCATCTACGCGGCGCCGGCCCGGGCTGAGGATCTTTCAAACCTTCCTCCCACTTTCATCGATGTGGCCTCCGCAGAGGTTTTCCGCGACGAAGACATTGCCTACGCTTCCACCATTTGGGCCTGCGGGGGTGACGCGGAGCTTCACGTGTGGCCCGGCGGTTTCCATGGGTTTGATATTTTCTTTCCCCAAGCAGCGCTCTCCGTCATGGCACGGGAGGCCCGCACCCAGTGGCTTCGACGCATTCTGGATGCCTGA
- a CDS encoding SRPBCC family protein, translating into MIKSAESVVIARTPEEVFQYVADLRNEPNWHVDIASVPDQTDPVPIVGKTYPLNFKPFMGKTDGTFTAVDVRPGSRLQYRADFAGLQPRITYTVEPAGEGARFTRGVEMQPSGLKVLMTPMMAYMVPRRNKVFVQNLKRVLES; encoded by the coding sequence ATGATCAAATCTGCAGAGAGCGTTGTCATCGCCCGGACACCGGAAGAAGTCTTCCAGTACGTGGCGGACCTTCGCAACGAACCGAACTGGCACGTTGACATTGCCAGCGTGCCTGACCAAACCGACCCTGTCCCAATCGTCGGCAAGACCTACCCGCTGAACTTCAAACCCTTCATGGGCAAGACCGACGGCACATTCACAGCCGTGGATGTCAGGCCCGGCTCGCGCTTGCAATATCGAGCCGACTTCGCAGGACTGCAGCCACGCATCACTTACACGGTGGAGCCAGCCGGGGAAGGCGCCCGCTTCACTCGAGGCGTGGAGATGCAACCAAGCGGACTCAAGGTTCTCATGACCCCGATGATGGCGTACATGGTTCCCCGGCGAAACAAGGTCTTTGTCCAGAACCTGAAGCGCGTGCTGGAATCCTGA
- a CDS encoding LacI family DNA-binding transcriptional regulator has protein sequence MKNVADLAGVGIKTVSRVVNDEPGVSEETRQRVLRATEQLQYHLDITAGSLKRSGRKTQSIGLLLPSVSNPFSGEIHRAMEDALGERGIAVFASSLDDDPDRERKLISAFLGRRVDGLVLTTIAKSQAYMIPEHSRDLPLVFIDREPVGIEADAVVTDNEVGAAVAAAHLIKHGHTKLAYLGDRTDIQTAVKRRAGFLDEVGRSGIATSTVAVRENLHDEETALKAAHELLTSENPPTAIFSSQNLVTFGAMRALKSLGEQHKVALVGFDDFTLADMMEPGVTVVAQHPERIGKLAAERILARIDGDNRSPQTYIVPTELIPRGSGEILPQN, from the coding sequence ATGAAAAACGTCGCTGATCTTGCCGGGGTTGGCATCAAGACGGTCTCAAGGGTGGTGAACGACGAACCAGGTGTTTCGGAGGAAACCCGTCAACGGGTCCTGCGGGCAACGGAGCAACTTCAGTACCACCTGGACATCACAGCCGGCAGTCTGAAGCGGTCCGGCCGCAAGACCCAATCCATCGGACTGTTGCTTCCGAGCGTGTCCAACCCCTTCAGCGGTGAGATTCACCGCGCGATGGAGGATGCCCTCGGTGAGCGGGGAATTGCTGTCTTCGCCTCGAGCCTGGATGACGACCCGGACCGGGAAAGGAAGTTGATTTCGGCTTTCCTGGGGCGTCGCGTGGATGGTCTTGTGCTGACAACGATCGCGAAGAGCCAGGCCTACATGATCCCCGAACACTCCCGTGATCTGCCGTTGGTGTTCATCGACCGCGAGCCTGTGGGTATTGAGGCAGATGCGGTGGTCACGGACAATGAGGTGGGTGCCGCGGTGGCAGCCGCGCATCTCATCAAGCATGGCCACACCAAATTGGCTTACCTCGGGGACCGGACCGATATCCAGACCGCCGTGAAACGCCGCGCAGGTTTCCTGGACGAGGTCGGCAGGTCCGGGATCGCGACCTCCACCGTTGCGGTCCGGGAGAATCTTCACGACGAGGAAACGGCCCTCAAGGCTGCGCACGAATTGCTCACATCAGAGAACCCGCCTACCGCGATATTCTCCAGTCAGAACCTGGTAACTTTCGGTGCCATGCGGGCGCTGAAATCCCTCGGTGAGCAGCACAAAGTTGCTTTGGTCGGATTTGACGACTTCACCCTGGCCGACATGATGGAGCCGGGAGTAACCGTGGTTGCCCAGCACCCTGAACGCATCGGAAAGCTCGCTGCAGAACGGATCCTTGCAAGGATCGACGGCGACAATCGCTCACCACAGACGTATATCGTCCCGACGGAACTCATCCCCAGGGGCTCCGGCGAGATACTGCCCCAGAACTAA
- a CDS encoding phosphatase domain-containing protein codes for MFPRPEKPRTLSKSDHLAVRLDDAWLRFQTRLAIRRGRVETVIPYTGYGTTSWVRVLARVVRSDPRDAAGHANPLQESMRGWRNFISAPVAHAAVRVTIAGTVHDVEADRGGVVDVRIEAALDPGWHTITLQSGSSRIVEAPVEVMADDADFGVVSDIDDTVMVTALPRPFLAAWNTFVLNEHARTPTPGMAVLYERIARTAPTAPVLYLSTGAWNVAPTLSRFLSRNLYPAGPKLLTDWGPTPDRWFRSGREHKRTSLERLAEEFPRIKWLLVGDDGQHDEAIYSEFAHRHPENVRAIAIRQLSVGEAVLAGGRSKSGGQPTPGIPWIYAPDGAGMSAQLEELGIIQSSVRSADEPEQGD; via the coding sequence ATGTTTCCCCGTCCTGAGAAACCGCGCACTTTGTCCAAGAGCGACCATCTGGCTGTCAGGCTCGACGACGCGTGGCTGAGGTTCCAGACGCGCCTCGCCATCCGGAGGGGTCGCGTGGAAACGGTCATCCCGTACACCGGATACGGCACTACTTCCTGGGTCCGGGTGCTGGCCAGAGTTGTTCGCAGCGACCCCCGCGATGCCGCCGGCCATGCCAACCCCTTGCAGGAGAGCATGCGCGGCTGGCGGAACTTCATTAGTGCGCCCGTCGCTCATGCAGCCGTACGGGTGACCATTGCAGGCACCGTCCATGACGTCGAAGCCGACCGTGGGGGCGTCGTCGATGTCCGCATTGAGGCAGCCCTGGATCCCGGCTGGCACACGATCACCCTGCAATCCGGGAGTTCCAGAATCGTCGAGGCTCCCGTGGAAGTCATGGCGGACGACGCAGACTTCGGTGTGGTTTCCGATATTGACGACACTGTCATGGTGACAGCCCTTCCCCGACCGTTCCTGGCGGCCTGGAACACGTTCGTTCTCAATGAGCATGCGAGGACACCGACGCCGGGCATGGCAGTCCTCTACGAGAGGATCGCCAGGACGGCACCCACGGCGCCGGTGCTCTACCTGTCCACCGGGGCCTGGAATGTGGCGCCCACACTGTCACGGTTCCTGTCCCGCAATCTGTACCCCGCAGGGCCCAAGCTGTTGACCGACTGGGGACCGACGCCGGATCGATGGTTCCGCAGCGGCAGGGAGCACAAGCGCACTTCGCTGGAGCGCCTGGCAGAGGAGTTCCCCCGCATCAAGTGGCTGCTCGTAGGCGACGACGGACAGCACGACGAAGCCATCTATTCCGAATTCGCACATCGCCACCCGGAGAACGTCAGGGCGATCGCCATCCGGCAGCTCTCCGTCGGTGAAGCGGTGCTCGCCGGCGGTAGGTCAAAGTCCGGGGGACAACCGACGCCGGGAATCCCCTGGATCTATGCTCCGGACGGTGCCGGGATGTCAGCGCAGCTCGAGGAACTCGGCATCATCCAGAGCAGTGTGCGCTCAGCGGACGAGCCGGAGCAGGGGGACTGA
- a CDS encoding putative quinol monooxygenase gives MTKTLYAEFTVKKGSETRVAEMMTELAGHVRQEPGNVMFLPYTRETNPREYFVFEVYRDEEAFQEHIGAEYGRKFNAELADHIEGDGSVLTWLTPVS, from the coding sequence ATGACCAAAACTTTGTACGCAGAATTCACCGTCAAGAAAGGCAGCGAAACCCGGGTGGCTGAAATGATGACAGAACTCGCAGGGCACGTGCGCCAGGAACCAGGCAACGTCATGTTCCTGCCCTACACGCGGGAAACCAATCCGCGGGAATATTTCGTGTTCGAGGTCTACCGCGACGAGGAAGCCTTCCAGGAGCACATTGGCGCAGAATACGGCCGAAAGTTCAACGCGGAGTTGGCTGATCACATCGAAGGCGACGGGTCCGTTCTCACCTGGCTCACGCCCGTATCGTAG
- a CDS encoding amino acid ABC transporter permease: protein MDWLNTISRTFFDVDSMIEVLPQLLGVGLLNTLIISIAATILGVVMGMVVAVMGISRSKWLRIPARIYTDLFRGLPAILTILLIGQGFARFSQSVFGPSPYPLGIIALSLIASAYIGEIFRAGIQSVDKGQGEACRALGMSYSKSMALVVVPQGVRRVLPALVNQFIAIVKDSSLVYFLGLLVSERELFRVGQDAAVLSGNLSPLVMAGIFYLVITVPLTHLVNYFDNKFRTGRRRPTAPTSGLKEVKELDAASPLITGSNT, encoded by the coding sequence ATGGATTGGCTCAATACCATCAGCCGCACGTTCTTCGATGTCGATTCGATGATCGAAGTACTGCCCCAACTCCTGGGAGTTGGACTCCTCAACACCCTGATCATCTCCATCGCAGCAACCATCCTCGGCGTAGTGATGGGCATGGTGGTGGCAGTCATGGGGATCTCGCGGTCCAAGTGGCTGCGAATCCCGGCGCGGATCTACACGGACCTTTTCCGTGGCCTGCCCGCAATCCTCACCATCCTCCTGATCGGCCAGGGCTTTGCCCGGTTCAGCCAGTCAGTGTTTGGACCCTCGCCTTACCCGCTGGGAATCATCGCGTTGAGCCTGATCGCTAGCGCCTACATCGGAGAAATCTTCCGTGCCGGCATTCAGAGCGTGGACAAAGGCCAGGGCGAGGCGTGCCGTGCCCTCGGCATGAGCTACTCAAAGTCCATGGCCCTGGTAGTGGTACCGCAAGGCGTACGCCGTGTGCTGCCAGCCCTGGTGAACCAGTTCATTGCAATCGTCAAAGACTCTTCATTGGTCTACTTCCTGGGCCTGCTGGTCAGCGAGCGTGAACTGTTCCGTGTGGGCCAGGACGCCGCAGTGCTCTCAGGCAACCTCTCACCGCTGGTCATGGCAGGAATCTTCTACCTGGTGATCACCGTGCCACTGACCCACCTGGTCAACTACTTCGACAACAAGTTCCGCACCGGTCGCCGCCGTCCCACTGCCCCAACCAGTGGGCTGAAGGAAGTCAAGGAACTCGACGCGGCATCGCCGCTCATCACCGGGAGCAACACGTGA
- a CDS encoding helix-turn-helix domain-containing protein — MQGLVWRLKALDPQASESLKVITYFDALVNSRANAEMLIRGAAVLCDCSVGFAMDGRSMCVDASGRTMPEQQGEWPSKEFGADGRVWIERASPGFVNDELILERLAIALGIFWDRTSPVAATRRAIETMISSESSLERRMEAAALLHLERTGSYRVHTVPAVMPMPGSSAVVHTEFGAIRAFIRPSMATAPQDTRAGIGLATVPQELDRSWQTALLALRLTSPHRPIHNADDLGSLIVLAERASEATHEPADVTALKRLIAEQPKAWRMLEAIAESGSLRAVAGQLNLHHSSVQNRASEFTSALGFDIRTPSGRVRLTLALTLFLLATNRFD, encoded by the coding sequence ATGCAAGGACTCGTGTGGCGCCTCAAAGCGCTCGATCCCCAGGCCTCGGAAAGCCTCAAGGTCATCACCTATTTCGACGCGCTGGTCAACAGCCGGGCGAATGCAGAAATGCTCATCCGCGGGGCGGCGGTACTGTGTGACTGTTCAGTTGGCTTTGCCATGGATGGCCGTTCCATGTGCGTTGATGCATCTGGACGGACGATGCCGGAACAACAAGGTGAGTGGCCTTCCAAGGAGTTTGGTGCCGACGGACGGGTATGGATTGAGCGCGCCAGCCCCGGGTTCGTCAATGATGAATTGATCCTGGAACGGCTCGCGATTGCACTGGGCATCTTTTGGGATCGAACGAGTCCCGTAGCAGCCACGCGACGCGCAATTGAGACGATGATCAGCAGCGAGTCCTCATTGGAAAGACGCATGGAGGCGGCAGCCCTTCTGCACTTGGAGCGCACTGGCTCATACAGGGTTCATACAGTCCCTGCGGTGATGCCAATGCCGGGATCGTCAGCGGTAGTTCACACGGAATTCGGTGCAATCCGGGCATTCATTCGCCCGTCCATGGCGACTGCGCCACAGGATACGAGGGCAGGAATCGGCTTGGCCACCGTCCCCCAGGAGCTGGACAGATCTTGGCAGACAGCACTCCTGGCCCTCAGACTCACTAGCCCACACCGCCCGATTCACAATGCCGACGATCTTGGGAGCCTCATTGTCCTTGCTGAAAGGGCAAGCGAGGCCACTCACGAACCGGCTGACGTTACGGCCTTGAAGCGGCTGATCGCAGAACAGCCCAAGGCATGGCGAATGCTCGAAGCCATTGCTGAATCGGGCAGCCTGCGCGCCGTGGCCGGTCAACTCAATCTGCATCACTCGAGCGTCCAGAATCGCGCAAGCGAGTTCACGTCGGCTCTGGGCTTCGACATCCGAACGCCCTCCGGCCGCGTGCGCCTTACGCTGGCGCTTACTCTGTTCCTGCTTGCCACCAACAGATTCGACTAA
- a CDS encoding substrate-binding domain-containing protein — protein MLSSKASRSAKTRLLAAGAVLTLGALSLTACGGGSSPSSSASSDEKIGVSLIVKTTSNPFFVSMQDGAKKAAAADGVDLKLAAGKADGDEDTQIQAIENAISKGDKGILITPNGPSVVDALKKAKDAGLFVIALDTPPDPADAADITFATDNFAAGELIGKWTAQQLAGKKAVIALVDLFDDKVVSVDYNRDQGFLTGLGIDTADKKKNGDEAKTGKYTGGKGGEYEIVGSQASQGAEDGGRTAMETLLAKNPNINVVYTINEPAAAGAFEALKSAGKEKDALIVSVDGGCSGVNNVKSGVIGATAQQYPVKMAELGVKAIVDLAKTGKKPANSEGLDFFNTGVELVTDKPVDGVKSITTTDASQICWGK, from the coding sequence ATGTTGAGTTCCAAAGCCTCGAGGTCGGCAAAGACCCGTCTTCTTGCCGCCGGCGCAGTCCTGACACTGGGCGCACTAAGCCTGACTGCCTGCGGCGGCGGATCCTCGCCGTCGTCCAGCGCGAGCAGTGACGAAAAGATCGGCGTTTCGCTGATCGTGAAGACCACGTCCAATCCGTTCTTTGTGTCGATGCAGGATGGCGCCAAGAAGGCTGCCGCGGCGGACGGCGTTGATCTCAAGCTTGCCGCAGGCAAGGCCGACGGCGACGAAGACACCCAGATCCAGGCCATTGAAAACGCGATCTCCAAGGGCGACAAGGGAATTCTCATCACCCCCAACGGCCCGTCCGTAGTGGATGCCCTGAAGAAGGCCAAGGACGCTGGCCTGTTCGTTATTGCCCTTGACACCCCGCCGGACCCGGCCGATGCCGCTGACATCACCTTTGCCACGGACAACTTTGCCGCCGGCGAGCTGATCGGCAAGTGGACTGCCCAGCAGTTGGCGGGCAAGAAAGCTGTGATCGCACTTGTGGACCTCTTCGATGACAAGGTGGTGTCCGTTGACTATAACCGTGACCAAGGCTTCCTGACCGGCCTGGGCATCGACACCGCCGATAAGAAGAAGAACGGCGACGAAGCCAAGACGGGCAAGTACACCGGCGGCAAGGGTGGCGAGTACGAAATCGTCGGCAGCCAGGCTTCCCAGGGCGCTGAAGATGGCGGACGTACCGCCATGGAGACCCTGCTGGCCAAGAACCCGAACATCAACGTCGTTTACACGATCAACGAGCCTGCTGCTGCCGGCGCGTTCGAAGCACTGAAATCCGCGGGCAAGGAAAAAGACGCCCTGATCGTCTCCGTTGACGGTGGCTGCTCAGGCGTAAACAACGTCAAGTCCGGTGTGATCGGTGCCACGGCACAGCAGTACCCGGTCAAGATGGCCGAGCTTGGTGTCAAGGCCATTGTTGACCTCGCAAAGACCGGCAAGAAGCCTGCCAACTCCGAGGGCCTGGACTTCTTCAACACCGGAGTGGAGCTCGTCACGGACAAGCCCGTAGACGGCGTGAAGAGCATCACCACCACCGACGCTTCCCAGATCTGCTGGGGCAAGTAA
- a CDS encoding ATP-binding cassette domain-containing protein — translation MTMTEFTASHTETREPILKARNLVKTFGRVVGLDGVNLDLYPGEVLAIIGDNGAGKSTLIKCLTGAEVPDTGEIFVSGQQVHFKRPQDARVHGIETVYQNLAVSPALDVASNLFLGREERLPGPLGSIFRMLDSKGMRKKAKEELTRLGISTLQDVTVPVENLSGGQRQAVAVARAAAFGSKVVVLDEPTAALGVRESNQVLQLVRDLRDRGLPVILISHNMPHVFDVADRIHIQRLGKCAATITPQSHTMTDAVAIMTGAAKA, via the coding sequence ATGACCATGACTGAATTTACAGCCTCACACACCGAAACCCGCGAGCCCATCCTCAAAGCCAGGAACCTCGTGAAGACCTTCGGCCGCGTGGTTGGCCTCGACGGCGTCAACCTGGATCTCTACCCCGGCGAAGTCCTGGCCATCATCGGCGATAACGGTGCCGGTAAGTCCACGCTCATCAAGTGCCTCACCGGCGCCGAAGTTCCGGACACAGGAGAAATCTTCGTGTCCGGACAGCAGGTCCACTTCAAGCGGCCACAGGACGCCCGCGTCCACGGCATCGAAACGGTCTACCAAAACCTGGCCGTCTCGCCGGCCCTCGATGTCGCTTCGAACCTGTTCCTCGGCCGTGAAGAGCGTCTTCCCGGGCCCCTGGGGAGCATCTTCCGGATGCTCGATAGCAAGGGCATGCGCAAAAAGGCCAAGGAAGAGCTGACCCGGTTGGGCATTTCCACCCTGCAGGACGTCACTGTTCCGGTGGAAAACCTTTCGGGTGGCCAGCGCCAGGCAGTCGCCGTCGCCCGTGCGGCGGCATTCGGATCCAAGGTGGTTGTTCTTGACGAACCGACGGCGGCACTGGGCGTTCGTGAATCCAACCAGGTACTGCAGTTGGTCCGCGACCTTCGTGACCGCGGCCTGCCTGTCATCCTGATCAGCCACAACATGCCCCACGTGTTTGACGTGGCCGACCGGATCCACATCCAGCGCCTGGGCAAATGCGCGGCCACCATCACCCCGCAATCCCACACCATGACCGACGCCGTCGCCATCATGACAGGTGCTGCCAAAGCCTGA
- a CDS encoding ABC transporter permease: MTQQQTAGPPSAGHADLAEEFLDRQTPLSRIRNILHRYPALSPAIVLLIAVVVFGLLNDRFLRVENLSLITQQVAVVGTLAIAQTLIILTAGIDLSVGAVMILSSMVIAQMAVGSGVPGPLALIAGLIVGLASGALNGFLVTRFRLPPFIVTLGTLNIFVALTLLYSGGSTVRGSAMPGVLTWLGSTFPIGPVRISTGVVMMLLLYIVVAFILGKTAWGRHLYAVGDDKEAARLAGIPVNRVLMSVYLAAGAVLAVGAWIQIGRTNAASPNAGVDLNLDSITAVVIGGTSLFGGRGSIWGSLLGALIVGVFRNGLSLAGLDVLYQTLAVGILIIIAVSVDQWIRKVKS; this comes from the coding sequence GTGACCCAGCAACAGACCGCCGGCCCCCCGAGCGCGGGGCACGCTGACCTGGCCGAGGAATTCCTCGACCGCCAAACACCCCTCAGCAGAATTCGCAACATTCTCCACCGCTACCCCGCCCTCAGCCCGGCCATTGTCCTGCTGATCGCCGTGGTGGTCTTCGGACTCCTCAACGACCGCTTCCTTCGGGTAGAGAACCTTTCCCTGATTACCCAGCAGGTCGCCGTCGTCGGAACCCTGGCCATCGCTCAGACGCTCATCATCCTGACCGCCGGAATCGACCTTTCCGTCGGCGCAGTCATGATCCTGTCCTCGATGGTGATCGCGCAGATGGCTGTCGGCAGTGGCGTCCCAGGTCCACTGGCACTCATCGCAGGTTTGATCGTCGGACTTGCGTCAGGTGCACTGAACGGTTTCCTCGTGACACGTTTCCGGCTCCCGCCGTTCATCGTCACGCTCGGAACCCTGAACATCTTCGTCGCCCTGACCCTGCTCTACTCCGGTGGCAGCACCGTCCGCGGATCCGCCATGCCTGGCGTGCTCACCTGGCTGGGAAGCACCTTCCCGATCGGGCCCGTCCGGATCTCCACGGGCGTCGTCATGATGCTCCTGCTCTACATCGTCGTCGCATTCATCCTGGGCAAAACCGCCTGGGGACGGCACCTCTACGCCGTGGGCGATGACAAGGAAGCAGCCCGCCTGGCCGGTATTCCCGTCAACCGCGTCCTCATGAGCGTCTACCTGGCCGCAGGAGCCGTCCTTGCCGTCGGCGCCTGGATCCAGATTGGCCGTACCAACGCCGCCAGCCCCAACGCCGGCGTCGATCTGAACCTGGACTCCATCACCGCCGTCGTGATTGGCGGAACCAGCCTGTTCGGTGGCCGCGGCTCCATCTGGGGTTCGTTGCTCGGAGCGCTGATCGTTGGCGTCTTCCGCAATGGCCTCTCCCTCGCTGGCCTGGACGTGCTCTACCAGACCCTCGCGGTGGGCATCCTGATCATCATCGCCGTATCCGTCGATCAGTGGATCCGAAAGGTCAAGTCATGA
- a CDS encoding ABC transporter substrate-binding protein — MIKLNFRPAALAAAALAALLALSGCGGSSAGTSSSAQNPYGLIEPGTIRVASLGDSKPYTFTDGSGNFTGFDVELFKDVAHRAGVDKVVFTGQDFSGLLAAVANGQFDVGVAAIGITDKRKETVDFSDGYLAGYLTVITTKTSGIKDVNGLSGKRLGVVQGTLQEAYAVKNFTSAQLVRFPDNNTAISAVNSGAVDAHFLDYEAAKAYQEQFGLVSAADIPSFDAPAGFAIAKNKPAFKEALNKGLAAAMEDGTWKKLYQKWFPGSPMPEQYLPKAEQTSSPSPTAAK, encoded by the coding sequence GTGATCAAACTGAACTTCCGCCCGGCAGCGCTCGCAGCAGCAGCCTTGGCGGCCCTCCTCGCCCTCTCCGGCTGTGGTGGATCCTCTGCCGGGACCTCGAGCTCGGCCCAGAACCCCTACGGCCTGATAGAACCGGGCACTATCCGAGTCGCCAGCCTTGGCGACTCGAAGCCCTACACCTTCACGGACGGCTCGGGTAACTTCACCGGCTTCGATGTGGAGCTCTTCAAGGACGTGGCCCACCGCGCCGGCGTGGACAAGGTTGTCTTCACCGGACAGGACTTCTCCGGCCTGCTCGCGGCCGTGGCCAATGGCCAGTTCGACGTCGGCGTCGCGGCCATTGGCATCACGGACAAGCGCAAGGAAACCGTTGACTTCTCCGACGGCTACCTGGCCGGCTACCTGACGGTCATCACCACCAAGACCTCAGGCATCAAGGACGTCAACGGCCTCTCTGGTAAGCGCCTGGGCGTTGTCCAGGGCACGCTCCAGGAAGCCTACGCGGTCAAGAACTTCACCTCCGCCCAACTGGTCCGCTTCCCGGACAACAACACCGCAATCTCCGCCGTCAACAGCGGCGCAGTGGACGCCCACTTCCTGGACTACGAGGCAGCCAAGGCGTACCAGGAGCAGTTCGGACTGGTCAGTGCAGCTGACATCCCGTCCTTCGACGCCCCGGCAGGGTTCGCCATTGCCAAGAACAAGCCTGCCTTCAAGGAAGCCTTGAACAAGGGCCTTGCCGCGGCCATGGAAGACGGCACCTGGAAGAAGCTCTACCAGAAGTGGTTCCCGGGCTCGCCGATGCCTGAGCAGTACCTGCCCAAGGCGGAGCAGACCTCCAGCCCGTCGCCAACGGCTGCCAAGTAG
- a CDS encoding LacI family DNA-binding transcriptional regulator: protein MSTDGSRRRDVTVADVAKAAQVSKAQAARALGNYGAVSEDVRERVLAAAEGLGYRPNELARSMNTGKSNTIGVVVGDIENPHFGLATRGITDTAKRSGYNVILINTDEERAAEVDAVQVLLDKRVDGLIVAPASSVETSHLKEVRDSGRPLVLLDRAAEGVDVETFAVDMGAISYESTKYLIEAGHRRIAFVSTVRTDGPYVAGMTLDSSQISDRLEGIRRAFEEEGLSQPIDLVRLNAGDADSIMRITRDLLKGPDAATAIIASDGLIALSVVEAIQESGLSVPSDVSLLMYDDFAWTRLTTPPLTVIAQPVYDMGMAAATALIRQIEGRKPSSPAGPPLKARLVLRGSIGSPKDVGVLSQAGG, encoded by the coding sequence ATGAGCACTGATGGATCCCGACGGCGGGACGTAACGGTTGCCGACGTCGCCAAAGCCGCGCAAGTCTCCAAAGCCCAAGCCGCGCGCGCACTGGGCAACTATGGCGCCGTCAGCGAGGACGTTCGGGAGCGGGTCCTCGCCGCTGCCGAAGGGCTTGGCTACCGCCCCAACGAGCTTGCCCGCAGCATGAACACGGGCAAATCGAACACCATTGGCGTAGTGGTGGGCGATATCGAAAACCCGCACTTCGGCTTGGCAACCAGGGGCATTACCGACACCGCGAAGAGGAGCGGCTACAACGTCATCCTGATCAACACCGATGAAGAACGGGCCGCGGAGGTGGACGCCGTGCAGGTGCTCTTGGACAAGCGCGTTGACGGGCTGATCGTAGCTCCCGCCTCATCCGTGGAAACCTCACACTTGAAGGAGGTCCGCGACTCCGGCCGGCCGCTGGTCCTGCTGGACCGCGCCGCCGAAGGAGTCGACGTCGAGACGTTCGCCGTGGACATGGGCGCCATCTCCTACGAGTCCACCAAGTACCTCATCGAAGCAGGCCATCGACGCATCGCGTTCGTCTCCACCGTGCGGACAGACGGGCCCTACGTTGCGGGGATGACGCTGGATTCCTCGCAAATCTCGGACCGCTTGGAGGGAATCCGCCGCGCCTTCGAAGAGGAAGGTCTCAGCCAGCCGATCGACCTGGTGCGTCTCAATGCCGGTGACGCCGATTCCATTATGCGAATCACCCGTGACCTGCTGAAGGGGCCGGATGCTGCCACGGCCATCATTGCCTCTGACGGCCTCATCGCCTTGAGCGTTGTGGAAGCCATCCAGGAATCGGGGCTCTCCGTCCCCTCGGATGTATCCCTCCTCATGTACGACGATTTTGCCTGGACCCGTCTCACCACTCCCCCGCTCACCGTCATCGCGCAGCCCGTCTACGACATGGGAATGGCTGCCGCCACCGCGCTGATCCGGCAAATTGAGGGCAGGAAACCTTCCTCACCAGCTGGCCCGCCGTTGAAGGCGCGACTCGTGCTCCGCGGCTCAATCGGATCGCCGAAGGACGTCGGCGTCCTAAGTCAGGCGGGCGGTTAA